A single region of the Glycine max cultivar Williams 82 chromosome 20, Glycine_max_v4.0, whole genome shotgun sequence genome encodes:
- the LOC100807720 gene encoding GDSL esterase/lipase At5g33370 has product MASSSVFTSYIVLSLVMALAISGFNFKGAEAARAFFVFGDSLVDNGNNNYLATTARADAPPYGIDYPTRRPTGRFSNGLNIPDFISQELGSESTLPYLSPELNGERLLVGANFASAGIGILNDTGVQFVNIIRITRQLEYFQEYQQRVSALVGDEKTKELVNGALVLITCGGNDFVNNYYLVPNSARSRQFALPDYVTYVISEYKKVLRRLYDLGARRVLVTGTGPLGCVPAELALRGRNGECSEELQRASALYNPQLVEMIKQLNKEVGSDVFVAANTQLMHDDFVTNPQAYGFITSKVACCGQGPFNGLGLCTVVSNLCPNRHEFAFWDPFHPSEKANRLIVQQIMSGTSKYMHPMNLSTILALDSKKY; this is encoded by the exons ATGGCTAGCTCTTCAGTTTTCACGTCTTACATTGTTTTGAGTCTAGTGATGGCACTAGCAATTAGCGGTTTCAATTTCAAAGGGGCAGAGGCAGCACGTGCCTTCTTTGTGTTTGGTGATTCTCTCGTTGACAATGGCAACAACAACTACTTAGCCACCACAGCTAGAGCAGACGCTCCACCTTATGGCATTGATTATCCAACTCGCAGACCCACTGGCCGTTTCTCTAATGGCCTCAATATTCCTGATTTTATCA GTCAAGAACTTGGGTCAGAGTCCACGTTGCCATATTTAAGTCCTGAGCTCAACGGGGAAAGATTGCTCGTGGGTGCCAACTTTGCTTCTGCTGGCATTGGAATCCTCAATGACACTGGAGTCCAATTT GTAAACATCATTAGAATCACAAGACAACTGGAATACTTCCAAGAATACCAACAAAGGGTGAGTGCCCTCGTCGGAGATGAGAAAACAAAGGAATTAGTAAATGGAGCACTAGTCCTCATCACCTGTGGAGGTAACGATTTTGTGAACAACTACTACTTGGTGCCTAACTCTGCTAGATCCCGCCAATTCGCTTTGCCAGATTATGTCACGTATGTGATCTCTGAGTACAAGAAGGTTCTGCGG AGGCTATATGATCTTGGAGCACGTAGGGTGTTGGTGACAGGAACTGGTCCACTGGGTTGTGTTCCAGCGGAATTAGCCCTGCGTGGCAGAAATGGAGAATGCTCAGAGGAGCTGCAGCGTGCCTCTGCCTTGTACAACCCACAACTTGTTGAGATGATCAAACAACTCAATAAGGAAGTTGGTTCAGATGTCTTCGTTGCAGCCAACACACAACTCATGCACGATGATTTCGTCACTAATCCTCAAGCATATG GATTTATTACGTCAAAAGTAGCATGTTGCGGTCAAGGACCCTTTAATGGTCTTGGACTATGCACGGTAGTGTCCAACTTATGTCCAAACCGTCACGAATTCGCGTTTTGGGATCCATTCCATCCATCGGAAAAAGCCAACAGGTTGATCGTTCAGCAGATTATGTCAGGAACCTCAAAGTACATGCACCCAATGAATCTCAGCACTATTTTGGCCTTGGATTCCAAGAAATACTAA